A genomic stretch from Zeimonas sediminis includes:
- the rseP gene encoding RIP metalloprotease RseP — MTGLQTLIAFLAALTLLIFVHELGHYLVARWCGVKVLRFSIGFGKPLLRWHVGKDRTEWTLAAIPLGGYVRMLDERESDAPIEPAELSRAFSRKSLPQRSAIVAAGPLANFLLAILLYAILGWVGVDEPAPIVDRPAAETPAARAGLERGDRILSVDGGEVRSWNELRLALLEPVIERRVTQLAVRPEAGGSPGAVALDLSGLSERDAERDFLGLAGLRLASGKVVVGSLVEGGAALRGGLATGDELVSVDGAPIGRATDLIDAVKANPGREIRVVVRRGADEITLPIVPQPVAGEGADEGRTIGRIGAALQDRVRMETLRYGPLESLWRGAVQTWDMSVFTLRMLGKMLTGELSIRNLSGPVTIADLAGQSARVGWFAYLSFLALISISLGVLNLLPVPVLDGGHLVYYGLEAVKGRPLSERFIVVTQKAGLAVIMLMMVVALFNDISRLIGS; from the coding sequence ATGACGGGCCTGCAGACGCTGATCGCCTTCCTGGCCGCGCTCACGCTGCTGATCTTCGTCCACGAGCTCGGCCACTACCTGGTCGCGCGCTGGTGCGGGGTCAAGGTGCTGCGCTTCTCGATCGGCTTCGGCAAGCCGCTGCTGCGCTGGCACGTCGGGAAGGACCGCACCGAGTGGACGCTGGCCGCGATCCCGCTCGGCGGCTACGTGCGAATGCTCGACGAGCGCGAGTCCGACGCGCCGATCGAGCCGGCCGAGCTGTCGCGGGCCTTCAGCCGCAAGTCGCTGCCCCAGCGCTCGGCGATCGTCGCCGCCGGCCCGCTGGCCAATTTCCTGCTGGCGATCCTTCTCTACGCGATCCTCGGCTGGGTCGGCGTCGACGAACCCGCGCCGATCGTCGATCGCCCGGCCGCCGAGACGCCGGCGGCCCGCGCCGGGCTCGAGCGCGGCGACCGGATCCTGTCCGTCGACGGCGGCGAGGTCCGCTCGTGGAACGAACTGCGGCTGGCGCTGCTCGAGCCGGTCATCGAGCGGCGCGTCACGCAACTGGCGGTCCGTCCCGAGGCGGGCGGCTCGCCCGGCGCGGTCGCTCTCGATCTCTCCGGGCTTTCGGAGCGCGACGCCGAGCGCGACTTCCTCGGCCTGGCCGGCCTTCGGCTCGCCTCGGGCAAGGTGGTCGTGGGCTCGCTCGTCGAAGGCGGCGCCGCGCTGCGCGGCGGTCTGGCCACCGGCGACGAGCTGGTGTCGGTCGACGGCGCGCCGATCGGCCGGGCAACCGACCTGATCGACGCGGTCAAGGCGAACCCCGGGCGCGAGATCCGCGTCGTGGTGCGGCGCGGCGCCGACGAGATCACGCTGCCGATCGTGCCGCAGCCGGTGGCCGGCGAGGGCGCCGACGAAGGCCGCACGATCGGCCGGATCGGTGCCGCGCTGCAGGACCGGGTCCGGATGGAGACGCTGCGCTACGGCCCGCTCGAGTCGCTGTGGCGGGGGGCCGTGCAGACCTGGGACATGTCGGTGTTCACGCTGCGCATGCTCGGCAAGATGCTGACCGGCGAGCTGTCGATCCGCAACCTGAGCGGTCCGGTCACGATCGCCGACCTGGCGGGCCAGTCGGCGCGGGTCGGCTGGTTCGCCTACCTGAGCTTCCTGGCGCTGATCAGCATCAGCCTGGGCGTGCTGAACCTGCTGCCTGTGCCGGTGCTCGACGGGGGGCATTTGGTATATTACGGACTCGAGGCGGTGAAGGGTCGTCCGCTGTCCGAACGCTTCATCGTCGTCACGCAGAAAGCCGGCCTGGCAGTCATCATGCTGATGATGGTCGTGGCCCTCTTCAACGACATCAGTCGCCTGATCGGTTCCTGA
- the bamA gene encoding outer membrane protein assembly factor BamA: MLLQRRRPRRGRSAVRLAIASAVALVLARAAFAFDPFVVRDIRIEGVQRTEPGTVFSYLPVKVGDRLTEDGASEAVRALFATGFFRDVRLEVEGDVLVVYVEERPAIASVSIVGAKEFDEETLKRVLRDQGLGESRIFDRSVLERAEQELKRQYLARGRYAASVTSTITPLERNRVGIVLTIDEGEVARIGAIRFVGNKAFTEKQLLEEMRLTTPNWFTWYSKADQYSREKFAGDLEALRSFYLDRGYLEFEVQSTQVSITPDRERVELTISVREGEQFRVSGVSFGGTLLGREAEFAELVALKPGDVFSGARLTESTRRISDRLGQLGYAFANVNAVPSVDREKREVSFEILVDPARRAYVRRINITGNSRTRDEVIRRELRQYEDAWYDANKIRLSRERVSRLGYFTDVRIDTQPVPDAPDQVDLNVVVTEQPTGNVTFGVGFSSTEKVILSASLNQQNFMGTGKSLGLNINTSKLFRTVAVSYSDPYFTPDGVSRSFDLYTRTYNASELDLGDYRIRSSGIGLRFGVPYTEHDRISFGMVAERNEVKLGALAPDRYIQQVADFGESANALLAVAGWSRDTRDSALIPTRGRLQSASVDVTLPVGDLRYWRAIYKQEWYYPLSRDYTIALYGDIGVGDSFGGVPYPLFKNFYAGGIGSVRGYYPSSLGPKDTEQLLSGGTRLVPLGGQSRLVGSAEFIFPLPGTGSDRSIRSFVFLDAGNVFSDTSIDLGELRYSTGVGLNWLSPIGPLKLSIAYPLNKETGDRTQRLQFQIGTGF, translated from the coding sequence ATGCTCTTGCAACGTCGCCGCCCGCGGCGCGGCCGCAGCGCGGTGCGTCTGGCGATCGCGTCGGCCGTCGCGCTCGTCCTCGCACGCGCGGCCTTCGCCTTCGATCCCTTCGTCGTCCGTGACATCCGCATCGAGGGCGTGCAGCGCACCGAGCCGGGCACGGTCTTCAGCTACCTGCCGGTCAAGGTTGGCGACCGGCTGACCGAGGACGGCGCGTCCGAGGCGGTGCGGGCGCTGTTCGCCACCGGCTTCTTCCGCGACGTCCGCCTCGAGGTCGAGGGCGACGTCCTGGTCGTCTACGTCGAGGAGCGTCCGGCGATCGCCTCGGTCTCGATCGTCGGCGCCAAGGAGTTCGACGAGGAGACCCTCAAGCGCGTGCTGCGCGACCAGGGGCTCGGCGAGTCGCGGATCTTCGATCGCAGCGTGCTCGAGCGCGCCGAGCAGGAGCTCAAGCGCCAGTACCTCGCGCGCGGCCGCTACGCGGCGAGCGTCACGTCCACGATCACGCCGCTGGAGCGCAACCGGGTCGGGATCGTCCTGACCATCGACGAGGGCGAGGTGGCCCGGATCGGGGCGATCCGCTTCGTCGGCAACAAGGCCTTCACCGAGAAGCAGCTTCTCGAGGAGATGAGGCTCACCACGCCGAACTGGTTCACCTGGTACTCGAAGGCCGACCAGTATTCGCGCGAGAAGTTCGCCGGCGACCTGGAAGCGCTGCGCTCCTTCTATCTCGATCGCGGGTACCTCGAGTTCGAGGTGCAGTCCACGCAGGTGTCGATCACGCCCGATCGCGAGCGGGTCGAGCTGACGATCTCGGTGCGCGAGGGCGAGCAGTTCCGGGTCTCGGGCGTGAGCTTCGGCGGCACGCTGCTGGGGCGCGAGGCCGAGTTCGCCGAGCTGGTCGCGCTGAAGCCCGGCGACGTCTTCTCGGGCGCCAGGCTGACCGAGTCCACCCGGCGGATCTCGGACCGCCTCGGCCAGCTCGGCTACGCCTTCGCGAACGTCAACGCGGTCCCGAGCGTCGACCGCGAGAAGCGCGAGGTCTCGTTCGAGATCCTCGTCGACCCGGCCCGCCGGGCCTACGTGCGCCGCATCAACATCACGGGCAACTCCCGCACGCGCGACGAGGTGATCCGGCGCGAGCTGCGCCAGTACGAGGACGCCTGGTACGACGCGAACAAGATCCGCCTGTCGCGCGAGCGGGTCAGCCGGCTCGGCTACTTCACCGACGTGCGGATCGACACGCAGCCGGTGCCCGACGCGCCCGACCAGGTCGACCTGAACGTGGTGGTCACCGAGCAGCCGACCGGCAACGTGACCTTCGGCGTCGGTTTCTCGAGCACTGAGAAGGTGATCCTCTCGGCTTCGCTGAACCAGCAGAACTTCATGGGCACGGGCAAGTCGCTCGGGCTGAACATCAACACCAGCAAGCTGTTCCGGACCGTCGCGGTCTCGTATTCCGATCCCTACTTCACGCCCGACGGCGTGAGCCGCTCCTTCGACCTGTACACGCGCACCTACAACGCCAGCGAGCTCGACCTCGGCGACTACCGGATCCGCTCCAGCGGGATCGGCCTGCGGTTCGGCGTCCCCTACACCGAGCACGACCGGATCTCCTTCGGCATGGTCGCCGAGCGCAACGAGGTCAAGCTCGGCGCGCTGGCACCGGACCGCTACATCCAGCAGGTCGCCGATTTCGGCGAGTCGGCCAACGCGCTGCTGGCGGTCGCCGGCTGGAGCCGCGACACCCGCGACAGCGCGCTGATCCCGACTCGCGGCCGCCTGCAGTCGGCGTCGGTCGACGTCACGCTGCCTGTCGGCGACCTTCGCTACTGGCGCGCGATCTACAAGCAGGAGTGGTACTACCCGCTCAGCCGCGACTACACGATCGCGCTGTACGGCGACATCGGCGTCGGCGACTCCTTCGGCGGCGTGCCCTACCCGCTGTTCAAGAACTTCTACGCGGGCGGCATCGGCTCGGTGCGCGGCTACTATCCGTCGTCCCTCGGCCCGAAGGACACCGAGCAGCTGCTCAGCGGCGGCACCCGGCTGGTGCCGCTGGGCGGGCAGTCCCGGCTCGTGGGCAGCGCGGAGTTCATCTTCCCCTTGCCCGGCACCGGCAGCGACCGCTCGATCCGTTCCTTCGTGTTCCTCGACGCGGGCAACGTCTTCAGCGACACCTCGATCGACCTGGGCGAGCTTCGCTACTCCACCGGCGTGGGCCTGAACTGGTTGTCGCCGATCGGTCCGCTGAAGCTCAGCATCGCCTATCCGCTGAACAAGGAAACCGGCGACCGCACCCAGCGCCTGCAGTTCCAGATCGGGACCGGTTTCTGA
- a CDS encoding OmpH family outer membrane protein: protein MPSSRLPKIAAAALLAVSATFAFAQDSMRIGFVSTERILRDAAPAKAAQQKLEQEFSRREKELQEMAARLKSMGERLERDAAVMSESDRQRRQREYADVEKDFQRKQREFREDLNQRRNEELSQVIEKANRVIKQIAEQEKYDIILQEAVFASPRVDITEKVLRALASGGK from the coding sequence ATGCCGTCGTCCAGACTTCCGAAGATCGCCGCGGCCGCCTTGCTCGCGGTGTCGGCCACCTTCGCCTTCGCCCAGGACAGCATGCGGATCGGCTTCGTCAGCACCGAGCGCATCCTGCGCGACGCGGCGCCCGCCAAGGCCGCCCAGCAGAAGCTCGAGCAGGAGTTCAGCCGGCGCGAGAAGGAGCTGCAGGAGATGGCGGCGCGGCTCAAGTCGATGGGCGAGCGTCTCGAGCGCGACGCGGCGGTCATGTCCGAGAGCGACCGGCAGCGCCGCCAGCGCGAGTACGCCGACGTGGAGAAGGACTTCCAGCGCAAGCAGCGCGAGTTCCGCGAAGACCTGAACCAGCGCCGCAACGAGGAACTGTCCCAGGTGATCGAGAAGGCCAACCGGGTGATCAAGCAGATCGCCGAGCAGGAGAAGTACGACATCATCCTGCAGGAAGCCGTGTTCGCCAGCCCGCGTGTCGACATCACGGAAAAGGTGTTGCGCGCGCTCGCGTCGGGCGGCAAGTGA
- the lpxD gene encoding UDP-3-O-(3-hydroxymyristoyl)glucosamine N-acyltransferase yields MELNPGLSLAAAAGIAGARILRGDPALAIRGLATLGSAGSADLSFLSDSRYASQAAMTAAGAVIAREADVQVLPAGCAVLATDDPYLAFARLAREIESRLRPPQAGGRHPSAVVAGDARIGAGVAIGAHAVIGPGARIGDRASIGAHSVIGAGVSIGDGTVLHPRVTVYDGCTIGARCIVHAGAVIGADGFGFAPAAGRWEKIPQLGSVRIGDDVEIGANTTIDRGALDDTVIGDGCKLDNQIQIGHNVRIGEHSALAGCVGVAGSAVIGRRCRIGGGAGILGHLEICDDVTVSAMSLVTRSIRRPGFYSGVFPLMDNADWERSAAVLRRLPELRARLRRLERNDDEEPIR; encoded by the coding sequence ATGGAACTGAATCCCGGTCTCAGCCTCGCAGCAGCGGCCGGGATCGCCGGGGCACGCATCCTGCGTGGCGATCCCGCGCTGGCCATCCGCGGGCTGGCCACGCTGGGGTCAGCCGGCAGCGCCGATCTCTCCTTCCTTTCCGATTCACGCTACGCGTCGCAAGCGGCGATGACCGCCGCGGGGGCGGTCATCGCCCGCGAGGCCGACGTTCAGGTGCTGCCGGCGGGCTGCGCCGTGCTGGCCACCGACGATCCGTATCTCGCCTTCGCCCGGCTCGCCCGCGAGATCGAGTCGCGCCTGCGGCCGCCGCAAGCCGGCGGCCGGCATCCTTCGGCCGTGGTCGCCGGCGACGCGCGCATCGGCGCGGGCGTGGCGATCGGCGCGCACGCGGTGATCGGCCCGGGCGCCCGGATCGGCGACCGCGCCTCGATCGGCGCGCATTCGGTGATCGGGGCCGGGGTCTCGATCGGCGACGGCACCGTGCTACATCCGCGGGTCACCGTGTACGACGGCTGCACGATCGGGGCGCGCTGCATCGTTCACGCTGGCGCGGTGATCGGCGCCGACGGCTTCGGCTTCGCGCCCGCTGCCGGGCGCTGGGAGAAGATCCCGCAGCTCGGCTCGGTGCGCATCGGCGACGACGTCGAGATCGGCGCGAACACCACGATCGACCGCGGCGCGCTCGACGACACGGTCATCGGCGACGGCTGCAAGCTCGACAACCAGATCCAGATCGGCCACAACGTGCGGATCGGCGAGCACAGCGCGCTGGCCGGCTGCGTCGGCGTGGCGGGCAGCGCGGTCATCGGGCGCCGGTGCCGGATCGGCGGGGGCGCGGGAATCCTCGGGCACCTGGAGATCTGCGACGACGTGACGGTCTCGGCCATGAGCCTGGTCACGCGTTCGATCCGCAGGCCGGGTTTCTACTCGGGGGTGTTCCCGTTGATGGACAATGCCGACTGGGAGCGCTCGGCTGCCGTGCTGCGGCGGCTGCCCGAACTGCGCGCGCGGCTGCGCAGGCTGGAAAGAAACGACGACGAGGAACCCATCCGATGA
- the fabZ gene encoding 3-hydroxyacyl-ACP dehydratase FabZ, translated as MTAMDIRAILEHLPHRYPFLLVDRVLELEKGKRIVAIKNVTINEPYFTGHFPYLPVMPGVLQIEALAQAAGILSFQTMGRVSDESSVYYFVGVDNARFKRPVGPGDQLRLEVEIVRIARSIWKYAGRTTVDGQLCAEAELMCTLREIGAPNGPQGANGRQGAGGPAGDNAPAGAGGAGPAASA; from the coding sequence ATGACAGCCATGGACATTCGCGCCATTCTCGAACACCTGCCGCATCGCTACCCGTTCCTGCTCGTCGACCGGGTGCTCGAGCTGGAGAAGGGCAAGCGCATCGTCGCGATCAAGAACGTGACGATCAACGAACCGTACTTCACCGGGCATTTCCCCTACCTTCCGGTGATGCCGGGCGTGCTGCAGATCGAGGCGCTGGCCCAGGCAGCCGGCATCCTGTCGTTCCAGACGATGGGCCGCGTGTCGGACGAGAGCTCGGTCTACTACTTCGTCGGCGTCGACAACGCGCGCTTCAAGCGGCCGGTGGGCCCTGGCGACCAGCTCAGGCTCGAGGTCGAGATCGTGCGGATCGCCCGCTCGATCTGGAAGTACGCCGGCCGCACCACGGTCGACGGCCAGCTCTGCGCCGAGGCCGAGCTGATGTGCACGCTGCGCGAGATCGGCGCGCCCAACGGTCCGCAAGGCGCCAACGGCCGGCAAGGCGCCGGCGGCCCGGCGGGCGACAACGCCCCGGCGGGCGCCGGGGGCGCCGGACCGGCCGCCTCGGCCTGA
- the lpxA gene encoding acyl-ACP--UDP-N-acetylglucosamine O-acyltransferase gives MGGTARIHPTAAVDPAAELDSSVEVGAYSVIGAGVRIGANTRIGPHVVVEGPTTIGSDNRIFQFASIGAAPQDKKYAGEPTSLEIGNGNTIREFVTINRGTVQDRGTTTLGHDNWIMAYVHIAHDCLIGDHTIFANTTNLAGHVQVGDWVILGGCTQVHQFCKIGAHAMTGVSTVVLHDVPPFVMASGNTAQAHGINSEGLRRRGFSAGRIAAIRRAYRTLYKSGHTLQEAIAALRAGASGPAGEPRAEEGSADVAMLAAFLEGVSRGIVR, from the coding sequence ATGGGCGGCACGGCCCGCATCCATCCGACCGCGGCCGTCGATCCGGCGGCCGAGCTCGACTCGTCGGTCGAGGTCGGCGCCTACTCGGTGATCGGGGCGGGCGTCCGGATCGGCGCGAACACCCGGATCGGGCCGCACGTCGTCGTCGAGGGCCCGACCACGATCGGCAGCGACAACCGCATCTTCCAGTTCGCGTCGATCGGCGCCGCGCCGCAGGACAAGAAGTACGCCGGCGAGCCGACCTCGCTCGAGATCGGCAACGGCAACACGATCCGCGAGTTCGTCACGATCAACCGCGGCACCGTGCAGGACCGCGGCACCACCACGCTGGGCCACGACAACTGGATCATGGCCTACGTGCACATCGCGCACGACTGCCTGATCGGCGACCACACGATCTTCGCGAACACCACCAACCTGGCCGGCCACGTGCAGGTCGGCGACTGGGTCATCCTCGGCGGCTGTACCCAGGTGCACCAGTTCTGCAAGATCGGCGCGCACGCGATGACCGGCGTCAGCACGGTGGTGCTGCACGACGTCCCGCCCTTCGTCATGGCCTCGGGCAACACCGCGCAGGCGCACGGCATCAATTCCGAGGGGCTGCGGCGGCGCGGCTTCTCGGCCGGGCGCATCGCCGCGATCCGGCGCGCCTACCGCACGCTGTACAAGTCCGGCCACACGCTGCAGGAGGCGATCGCCGCGCTGCGCGCCGGGGCTTCGGGCCCGGCCGGCGAGCCGCGCGCCGAGGAAGGCTCTGCGGACGTCGCGATGCTGGCCGCCTTCCTCGAAGGCGTGAGCCGCGGCATCGTGCGCTGA
- the lpxB gene encoding lipid-A-disaccharide synthase: MAGLSVGMVAGEASGDLLAAAVLDGLAARAGTLQARGIGGPRMQERGFDAWWTIDALSVNGYIEVLREYPRLKRMRDSLRERLIDWRPDVFVGVDAPDFNLDLEAALRGRGIRTVHFIGPSIWAWRGERIEKIRRAADHVLLVFPFEEEIYREAGIPATYVGHPLADRIPEHTDAEAARRALGLFPGGGPVVALLPGSRRGEVERLGPDFLRTAAWLHVRRPDIRFLLPAANDRLFERLREMISLLKLPPTLPLTLVSGRSHEVIAAADTVLVASGTATLEVALMRKPMVIAYRLAWLSYRIMRRMAYLPWIGLPNILCRDFVVPEFVQGAVKPDALGAALLRQLDDDAARASIAGRFADLHGQLRRDCASRAAERILELGRG, from the coding sequence ATGGCGGGACTGAGCGTCGGCATGGTGGCCGGCGAGGCCTCCGGCGACCTGCTCGCCGCCGCGGTTCTCGACGGCCTGGCGGCGCGGGCCGGCACGCTGCAGGCGCGGGGCATAGGCGGGCCCCGGATGCAGGAGCGCGGCTTCGATGCCTGGTGGACGATCGACGCGCTTTCGGTGAACGGCTACATCGAGGTGCTGCGCGAATATCCGCGCCTGAAGCGGATGCGAGACTCGCTGCGCGAGCGCCTGATCGACTGGCGCCCCGACGTCTTCGTCGGCGTCGACGCCCCCGACTTCAACCTCGACCTCGAGGCGGCGCTGCGCGGCCGCGGCATCCGCACGGTCCACTTCATCGGGCCGTCGATCTGGGCCTGGCGCGGCGAGCGGATCGAGAAGATCCGGCGCGCGGCCGACCACGTGCTGCTCGTCTTCCCGTTCGAGGAGGAGATCTACCGCGAGGCCGGCATTCCCGCCACCTACGTCGGGCATCCGCTCGCCGACCGCATTCCCGAGCACACCGACGCCGAGGCGGCGCGCCGCGCCCTCGGCCTGTTCCCCGGCGGCGGCCCGGTCGTCGCGCTGCTGCCGGGCAGCCGGCGCGGCGAGGTCGAGCGGCTCGGTCCGGACTTCCTGCGCACCGCGGCCTGGCTGCACGTTCGGCGGCCCGACATCCGCTTCCTGCTGCCCGCCGCGAACGACCGGCTCTTCGAGCGGCTGCGCGAAATGATCTCGCTGCTCAAGCTGCCCCCGACACTGCCGCTGACCCTGGTGAGCGGCCGCTCGCACGAGGTGATCGCGGCGGCCGACACGGTGCTGGTGGCCAGCGGCACCGCCACGCTCGAGGTCGCGCTGATGCGCAAGCCGATGGTGATCGCCTACCGGCTGGCCTGGCTCAGCTACCGGATCATGCGGCGGATGGCCTACCTGCCCTGGATCGGCCTGCCCAACATCCTGTGTCGGGATTTCGTCGTGCCCGAGTTCGTGCAGGGCGCGGTGAAGCCCGACGCGCTAGGCGCGGCGCTGCTGCGCCAGCTCGACGACGACGCAGCCCGCGCGTCGATCGCAGGCCGCTTCGCGGACCTGCACGGCCAGCTGCGGCGCGACTGCGCGTCGCGCGCGGCCGAGCGCATCCTCGAGCTCGGGCGTGGCTGA
- the rnhB gene encoding ribonuclease HII, translating to MAERRAPAGQLALALPALEGPVCGVDEAGRGPLAGPVYAAAVVLDPSAPIDGLRDSKALSAGAREALFELIRERALSWSIASASAAEIDALNILQATMLAMRRAVEGLGLQPALARVDGNRAPPLACAVETLVRGDALDPAISAASILAKCARDAAMAELHLRYPQYRFDLHKGYPTAQHLSLLRQHGPCVEHRRSFGPVRRLEAR from the coding sequence GTGGCTGAGCGGCGCGCCCCGGCCGGCCAGCTCGCGCTGGCGCTGCCCGCGCTCGAGGGCCCGGTCTGCGGGGTCGACGAGGCCGGCCGCGGGCCGCTCGCCGGGCCGGTCTACGCGGCCGCGGTGGTGCTCGATCCGTCCGCCCCGATCGACGGCCTGCGCGACTCCAAGGCGCTGTCGGCCGGCGCCCGCGAGGCGCTGTTCGAGCTGATCCGCGAGCGGGCGCTGTCCTGGTCGATCGCGAGCGCCAGCGCGGCCGAGATCGACGCGCTGAACATCCTGCAGGCCACGATGCTGGCGATGCGGCGCGCGGTCGAGGGCCTCGGCCTGCAGCCGGCGCTAGCCAGGGTCGACGGCAATCGCGCGCCGCCGCTGGCCTGCGCGGTCGAGACGCTGGTGCGAGGCGACGCGCTCGACCCGGCCATCTCGGCGGCGTCGATCCTCGCCAAGTGCGCCCGCGACGCGGCGATGGCCGAGCTGCACCTGCGCTACCCGCAGTACCGCTTCGACCTGCACAAGGGCTACCCGACCGCGCAGCACCTGTCGCTGCTGCGGCAGCACGGCCCTTGCGTCGAGCATCGACGCAGCTTCGGCCCGGTGCGCCGCCTGGAGGCGCGATGA
- a CDS encoding TrmH family RNA methyltransferase, whose protein sequence is MKRIESPSNERFRALVALAGSARDRRREGLSVIEGAHLLAAYLARHGAPRQLFLPARTAAELDAASRPGVAEIAALVARAGVEPLVLADRLFAQASQVENGPGPIAIVDTPRPALPQRLVDDAVYLDRVQDPGNVGSVLRTCAAVGVGRVIASPGTAFCWSPKVLRAAMGAHFHLDIHEGVTAAELLSRLAVEAVATAADAPAQLYQADLRAPRVWLLGNEGQGLEASLLAAPGVRRLSIPQTDAVESLNVGVAAAVCLYEQLRQRSAAREADSITRSQRSASC, encoded by the coding sequence ATGAAGCGCATCGAGTCCCCGTCCAACGAGCGCTTCCGCGCGCTGGTCGCGCTGGCCGGCTCGGCGCGCGATCGCCGCAGGGAGGGCCTGTCGGTGATCGAGGGCGCGCACCTGCTGGCCGCCTACCTGGCCCGGCACGGCGCGCCGCGGCAGCTGTTCCTGCCGGCGCGCACCGCGGCCGAGCTCGACGCGGCATCGCGCCCCGGCGTTGCGGAGATCGCCGCGCTGGTCGCGCGCGCCGGCGTCGAGCCGCTGGTGCTCGCCGACCGGCTCTTCGCGCAGGCCAGCCAGGTCGAGAACGGCCCGGGGCCGATCGCGATCGTCGACACGCCGCGCCCGGCGCTGCCGCAGCGGCTGGTCGACGACGCGGTCTACCTCGACCGGGTGCAGGACCCCGGCAACGTCGGCTCGGTGCTGCGCACCTGCGCGGCGGTCGGCGTCGGCCGGGTGATCGCCTCGCCGGGCACCGCCTTCTGCTGGTCGCCGAAGGTCCTCAGGGCGGCGATGGGCGCCCATTTCCACCTGGACATCCACGAGGGCGTGACGGCCGCCGAGCTGTTGTCGCGGCTGGCCGTCGAGGCGGTGGCCACCGCGGCCGACGCGCCGGCCCAGCTCTACCAGGCCGACCTGCGCGCCCCGCGCGTCTGGCTGCTCGGCAACGAGGGGCAGGGGCTCGAGGCCTCGCTGCTCGCGGCTCCGGGCGTGCGCCGCCTGTCGATCCCGCAGACCGACGCGGTCGAGTCGCTGAACGTCGGCGTCGCGGCGGCCGTGTGCCTGTACGAGCAGCTGCGTCAGCGCTCGGCAGCCCGCGAAGCGGACTCGATCACGCGTTCTCAGCGCTCGGCGAGCTGCTGA
- a CDS encoding pyruvate, water dikinase regulatory protein: MPDSGDTRYDRTVFYLSDGTGITAETFGHSLLSQFEGLRLRTVRLPFVDSIDKAHEAVERIERQGRIDRQRPIVFSTLVESAINDVVRQANCRFLDLFATFVEPLEVEFGVRSSHRMGRSHAAADSEAYRNRIAAINFSLAHDDGQQHAELGQADVILVGVSRCGKTPTSLYLAMQHGIKAANYPLIPEDFDRGRLPDELYRHKPKLFGLSIAPERLAEVRQERRPGSRYAALDNCRYEVAEAESMMRREGVRWLSTTTKSIEEIATTVLQQLAER; encoded by the coding sequence ATGCCCGATTCCGGCGACACCCGCTACGACCGCACCGTGTTCTACCTGTCCGACGGCACCGGCATCACCGCCGAGACCTTCGGCCATTCGCTGCTGAGCCAGTTCGAGGGGCTGCGCCTGCGCACCGTGCGCCTGCCCTTCGTGGATTCGATCGACAAGGCCCACGAGGCGGTCGAGCGGATCGAGCGCCAGGGCCGCATCGACCGGCAGCGCCCGATCGTGTTCAGCACCCTGGTCGAGTCGGCGATCAACGACGTGGTGCGACAGGCCAACTGTCGCTTCCTCGACCTGTTCGCGACCTTCGTCGAGCCGCTCGAGGTCGAGTTCGGGGTCCGGTCCTCGCACCGGATGGGCCGCTCGCACGCGGCGGCCGACTCCGAGGCCTATCGCAACCGGATCGCCGCGATCAACTTCTCGCTGGCCCACGACGACGGGCAGCAGCACGCCGAGCTCGGCCAGGCCGACGTGATCCTGGTCGGCGTCTCGCGCTGCGGCAAGACGCCGACCAGCCTGTACCTGGCGATGCAGCACGGGATCAAGGCAGCCAACTACCCGCTGATCCCCGAGGACTTCGACCGCGGCCGCCTGCCCGACGAGCTGTACCGGCACAAGCCGAAGCTGTTCGGGCTGTCGATCGCCCCGGAGCGACTGGCCGAGGTGCGGCAGGAACGCAGGCCCGGAAGCCGCTACGCCGCGCTCGACAACTGCCGCTACGAAGTGGCCGAGGCCGAGTCGATGATGCGCCGCGAGGGCGTTCGCTGGCTCTCCACGACGACCAAGTCGATCGAGGAGATCGCGACGACCGTGCTTCAGCAGCTCGCCGAGCGCTGA